Genomic window (Pyrus communis chromosome 13, drPyrComm1.1, whole genome shotgun sequence):
GGAAGATTTGGTACGTCCAAAGTTCTCTCTCTTTGAATACATTAATTAATACTTCTATCTTCATGAAAATAATTTGTCTTGCATATactcaaaaataaattatagttttttttttcttttgcctattgaacattttttatttttttaatttagcaGTAAAATCCACTCAACTCCGACATTGCTATCATGAGAAATAACTTTTAGGagaatttattaaataaacaagaaaaaataaatcGTAGTTGACTTTTTGCAAAATTATTTGCCCTTCCACCCAGAACCGATCAATTTTTCCCTCCCACTACCAATGTCAaacaaaaatatacttaaaaaggGACACACCCATTTTCCTCCTGCATTGTTTGACTCCATTTATTCTAGGGTTTAGTTCAATTCAGCCGCCGTAGACCAAAAAATATACGTAAATGAAATCAGCCGTCGAATCTATCTAGAATCCGACGGCAACCTCAGAATTATTAATTTCCGAGAGTTTAGAtatatcttatatatatatatatatatatatatatatatatatatatatatatatatatatatatatcgatcAAACACCTctcctacatatatatatatatatatgagtgcCTGAGCAAATTAATGTCCAAATCTCAGTTATCACATAGACAGCGAGAATGAGTCACATCCTTCTCCTGGTCTTTCTTGCCTTCTTCTGCTCTCTCATCCACATAATCTCAAGATCTAAACACCCAAAAAAACTGCCTCCTGGCCCTTGGGCGCTGCCAATCATTGGTAACCTTCATATGCTAGGCAACCTCCCACACCGCAGCCTCCAACACTTAGCCAAAAAGTATGGACCTATAATGTCCATGCGCCTAGGCAGCAAAACCACCATAGTGGTCTCGTCCCCCAAAGTTGCCGAGCTATTCCTTAAAACCCATGACACCATCTTCGCTAGTCGCCCCAAAGTCCAATCATCGGACTACTTGTCGTATGGCACAAAGGGTATGGGTTTTAGTGAATACGGTCCGTACTGGCGCCATATTAGGAAGCTGTGCACACTTCAGCTTCTTTGTCCGTCAAAAATTGAGGGCTTTGCTCCGCTGAGGAGGGAGGAGGTCGGGTTGTTGGTGCAGTCACTGAAGAAGGCCGCGAAGGCTGGAGAAGTGGTGGATCTTAGTGAGAAGGTCGGTGAGCTTATTGAGGACATAACATATAGGATGGTGTTGGGAAGCAAAAATGATGATACGTTTGATGTCAAGGGAATTATTGAGGAGATCATGTTGTTGACAGGGGCAGTCAACATTGGTGATTATGTTCCTTTCCTCAGTCCATTTGATATTCAGGTATACATGTGTGTGTTCATTTCTTTTAATAGACATGAAATATGAACTGATGATAGCATGGTGATATAAGTGTACGTGTCCttttaggttaccatatttGTTCCTCTAATAGTAAAGAAAATTTTTGAGGGTGAATTTCAAACTTAAAGACTTTTTACTTAAGAGTGACGGATAATACTATGTGActgctaaattttttaatatgaagATAAAAATAAGGAACTTCTGAAATATTGCATTAATAGGTTCGCTCCCatttacacaaacacaaaatgcGATGCTTTGTACACGTATGTCATTCATATATCATGCAATAGGTCGGTATCATCGATTCATCATTGCATGATCTCCTTCTCAGGGATTGAACAAGCGCATGAAGAGACTTAGCAAGACAATCGACCAACTTCTGGAAAAGATAATTGGGGAACACGAACAAGTTTCTAAAAGTGAGCAACTACAAGGCCGCCCTCAAAATCATAAGGACTTTGTGGAGATGCTGCTTTCATTGATGAACCAACCATTAAACCCTAACGACGAGCAAGTCTACGTAGTCGACCGAACTAATGTGAAAGCCATCTTACTGGACATGATTTCGGGTGCCTTTGACACGTCAGCGACCGCGATTGTTTGGAACCTTGCCGAACTCTTGAGGCATCCTAGGGTAATGAAGCTTCTCCAACAAGAGCTCCAAACCGTGATCGGAATGGATAGAACGGTGGAGGAGAGCGATTTGCCAAAGTTGGCCTACTTGAACAAGGTTGTCAAAGAGAGCTTTAGGCTACATCCGGTAGCACCGTTGCTGATTCCACATGCATCCATGGAGGACATCACGGTTGATGGATATCATATACCCAAGAAATCCACCATCTTTGTGAACATCTGGACGATTGGGAGAGATCCAAGTGTATGGTCAGATAACGTGGAAGAGTTTTACCCTGAAAGGTTTAATGACAGTGACGTTGACCTTAAGGGGCATGACTTCCAGCTTTTACCATTTGGGTCCGGAAGAAGAGGGTGCCCTGCCATGCAACTAGGGTTAACCACGGTTCGTCTAGCTCTGGCAAATTTGGTCCACTGCTTCAATTTTGATCTCCCAAGTGGCCTCCTCCCTAACGAGTTGGACATGACTGAGACTTTTGGCCTGTCGCTGTCTAAAACCAAACACTTGCTTGTCGTGCCCACATATCGCCTACACAATTAACATTCATAGAGATTTGGTTTTGCATATGGTGTGTATGtaccattgttctaaaaattctcgcCCAGTGCTGTCTAAGTTCCTTTTAGCATACCTtcggtgtttgaaaattaagaaatggcacCTAGCCTACCATGGTCGGGACTCTCACTTACAAAATatgataacttttattttgtgtttcattttttataataaatcgtaagtgacttgttgaatacttggatgaataatctatgttattttattttacaatttatgtacCTTAATCCAATTAtgtaatttattatatatattttgtaatttatatatacatatactaaATAATGAAGtacctatttttctttttttgatccCATTTGCTACGTTAGATCGCCAAACCTAAATAAGATAATCGATGACTTTATTGTAAAGATCCATCATCATATTCATGACACTGTTCCAATCATTCAAAAGGACCATAAACAAAATGTAATCTAACACAACTGGTAGGGTTTCGTAATTTAACTAGTTTAacaacaaccaccaccaccatcaaacGTTATCGCACTAAGTAGGGTCGGTTGTATAAATCCTAGAATACTATTGCACTCAGTTTTGCACCAAGTATGCTGTCTTCAAAATAACCAGTttatcaaatgacaaaaatttttGTTATATCCCCGATTTGTTCTGgctgtatatatacacatattcgACACCTCCTTTGAGTCCCATATGACTATTCTATTAGCAATAGCCATCTTCCTCTTTCTTAGCTTCCTTCGTTCTCTTGTTCACATCCTAACCTCTGGATTCCGGAGTCCAAATCACCGAAAACTGCCGGTTGGCCCTACGACACTACCGATCATTGGTAACGTTCATATAATAGGTAAGCCCTCCGACGCCTAGCCAAAACACATGGACCTATAACGTCCATTCGCCTAGGCACCAAAACCACCATCGACCCCCAAGCCGCAGAGCTACTCTTGAAAACCCACGACACCATTTTCGCTAGCCGCCTCAAATTCCAAGCCCCTGAGTACTTATCCGATGGTGCAAAGGGCATTGTCTTGGCTGAACATGGATGCTATGCTACGTAAGAAAATCCTAGTAGCATTAGATGCTACGTGAGATATCTAAACTACTCTAAAATACGGGAATTGGAGATTCGGATTTGGAAGCAAGAGGGCCCTGGCCACCCCCATCCGCGTCAAAGCGGCAAATAAAATAAGTTAAGATGGCTTGTGCTAAAACAATTATCTTTCAAATACGATTACGATTTATATCATTAGAACAAACTGTAACTGTAATCCTGGACATTTAAAAGTAACTATACCTTCAAAAACTGTGAGCGCAACGCGATACTCCACTTTAATACTACAAAACCATttcaatcaaaacaaaattttgctcaAAGTTGTAAGATTTAAATGTTGTCTAGGAGTAAATACACCATTGCATTTGCCTTCGGTCGGAAAAACAAGATATCACCAATGTCGACAAAAACAAGACAACCGCCCCTTCTCTAGCTCGTCATTGTCtgcaaaaaacagaaaagaatgcACACGATTAAGTTTACGTTTTGAACTTTGAAGAATGAGCAGTTTCGTTTAGTATTATGGAATGACCAAGAGTGAAAATTAATGtcgaaataaattggttttgcAAGAAAGCAATGTCAAGAGATAAAATTACACGCACGCCACAAGGAACACCTAGTGGGACTGCATATATTACTAACGTATCAGGAAAAACCCCGGTTGTGCAGAAAAGGACTGCACTCCTCTACATCTACCTTAAAATTAAGAAACGGAAAAACAGAAGAGAACAGAACTAAAACATCACACTACTTATTACAACACAACAGGATATAACACCACAAACCAGCATATGAGAACGAATGTGATAAGCTGAAAATAACACGCATAAATTAGTCCATGATCCTCTCACTAAAGAAAGCAGCCAGCCTAAACGAGACAAGAAAGGAGAAAAGGAGACATGAAACGGATACAACACAAATAAGGAGACTATTTTCACACACAATTTTAACACCATCGACTTTCATCAATGGATCCAACAAATCACAAACAATCCGTTTGAAAGTTGAACTCTATGTAATATTTCTTACCAATTAACTGACAGATTTGGTCAACTGATATGACCACTTCCGCTTCCAAAAGGATGAATCCTTCTTAGTGAGCTTGATTATCGAACCTGAGAAGGAGAACATAGCAACCCAGAAGCATCTGCCCCAACCACTGCAAGATCACAAACAGTACATAACTGCCCTTCTTGAGTTGCCACAAACCGTGAGCTACAATATGGGCACGAGACGTCCCTCTGTCCTCGGTAAATTGGTACATATGTTGCCCCACAAATCACAAATGGGTTTCTGAAATCATAGTTCAGTTGAGATTTATCAGTCATATTCCTTTCTGCAGCCTGCAGCACTTGCCGAGCTTTCTTTGCTTGACTCTCATTGGTGGGGTTGGTTTCCAACAGCCGCCTGGCAAAGTTAGCTGCGGTGGCAATGTTCCCTGCCTTGTAGCAAACAGTCAGTGCACTAATCAAGGCAAGCCGTAAGTGAGGCGTTTGAAGATTGCAGTGTGTGAAATAAGCTGCAAGCTCCTGCTCCCGTTTTGGATCATCTTTTGTTTCCCTTCTCCTCAGCTCAATTTGTAACCCCAAAACATACTCTTTGACTATTATAATTAACTCCTTGACTTCATCAACTTTCCTCCTAGAATCAACAACAATCAAAGGAATTGTGTGAAGAATGCTCAGAAAGATCTTAAGAGCGTCGGGGAGCTTCCCATTTGTGGTAGCCTTGTAACCAGCTTTCAGTTTCTCTTCCAACTGGGAAAAATTGAACACAAGTGCTGGTGGACCTCTCACATTCGGGGTAGCAGATTCATTCCACCCGCGCTCAACCGCCAGAGATATTACTGGAGCAGATGAAAAGGCACGTAGATAGCTGTGGCTGCCAGTGTGAAGATCAAGAAACATGGGTTTTAAAGGAACAAAGTTTTTGAATCCAAGTTGCCTTTTCAGTAAATGCATTGCAGTGTCAAAATTGCCAGCTGCTGCATGTTCAGCAGCAAGAGATGATCTCTGGATCCAAATCTGGCTTACAGGCATGCCAGTAGTTGGAGCAATAAAAGCCGATGAACTAGCATTTACAGAAGCCCTTGGTGTGTCAGCTTCAGGGGGGAGCTCCAAATCTTCAAGGTCCcatccttcctcttcctcatgTCCTTCACCCATTTCCTCATCTTCTAATCCTGCAGTGGCATCTCCATTTTGCAAGCCAGCAACGTCAACCATGTCCAGCTCCTCACCCCAATCACCATCAACAGCTTCATCCTCTTCATCCACCACTCCCCTGccaacattatccaatccaCCTTCAAAAATACCTCTCATGACTCTAAGAAGAGGCCAATCACCGCCACACATAATTGGGTTAGGGGGCATTAAAAGAGTGGGCACTTTCCCCTGCGGCAAAGTTGGAACATTTTCTCCCAACTCTGCAGATAGCCTTTCAGCAACATCGTGTAGGCCGTGAACTGAAGCTGTGATGTAAGCAAGGGGCAAGTGGCCAACATTCTCCAAGATCTTAATACGCTCCTTGACATTACCTAGATACAGTGCATTATGGAACTGACCCATAACATCATTCTTAACCTCAGCAATTTTCAGCatcttggacagtttttccatatTACCAGTGATGAGATAAAGGAAAGACAGCCTTTCAAAATTTTTAGTCTTCTGGTAGGCATACTCCACGATACCCGCATTGCCTTGGCGAAGAGCCTCCACCCCTAACCTATACCAGTAGTCTTTTTCATCAATTGCTGTAGCGGATGCAACTGCAATTTGAATATTCCCACTCTCCAGAGCCAGATTGAATCTGGTTCTTTCATCTTTCACAAAATGGAGGGCAACTTCAGGGAACCCCTTCTGTTGCAGATAAGCAATCATTGCCTGCCCACATAGCTGTGAGTTCCTTATCATGCTCATTACATGGTCATATCTCTTCTTCAATAGGGATAGCTTGAAAATGTATTCCGTAGCATCAATAACTATGGCCCTGTTTCTCCCATCCCGATCCAAGCAAAAGATAGTATTTCCAGAAACCTTCGTAATGTAAATAGGAACATCTAGGGTTCTGATTATTCCACTGTCTCCATTTGGGAGGCaatattttatgtgatttagAGTCGTGTAAATGAAAACACCATTGTCATCCCAGCCACCACTCTTTACACGAATTGTCTCATGAAGAGTGCACTGGTGCACAAGCTTCTTGCTGGCAATGATAATGGCATGCTTGCTGAGCAAGGCAACGCATTCCATGTCATTGGACCAAACAACATACTTGATGAAGGAGGTTTGAATTTCACCAAGAATAATCTTCTGCTGCAGATCAAATATAACCACTTTGTCTTCAACTCTACACAGCAAATTATTTGTTCCAGCATAGAATATGGCATCAGCAGCAAAAGGAAGGGGTATCTGTTTACCAGCCTCATTTGCCATATTCTTAATCAAGACTTGGTTTTTGCTTTTGTCAAGCACGGCGAATCTATTCCGTGCAATAAACACAGCTGAACCTCCAACACCTCTCTTTGCATCTTGTAGACCATCACCCCTACTCATGCTGTCTTTGGATATCATATACAATTCGTAAGATCCCCCATCCAAGTCTGAGGAAATAAGAACTGCATTTTCTGTAGGACTGTACGAAAGAGTCCTTGGACTTTGATTTAAAGTGGTGGAACCAGGGCGTCGAATGGGAATAACTTGTGTGTCTCTTTGGGTTGAAAATTCATAGTACCGCAAAAAGCGATCTCTAGCATAGAACAGAGAATTACCACTCACTGCAAAGGCTGGTCGTTCCCTCTCTAGCTTAAATACAATCATGCCACTGTCATGACCAGCTGCCAACAGATTCATTTCAGGGTGAGATGAAAGAATCCAAAAACGGTCATGCTCTCTTCGGAAAGTTTGAATGCCAGTCCGCTTTGTTACATCCCAGACACGTATACTTTTGTCCTCCGAGTTAGATACAATTATGTCCTGTTTGGCATGAAACATGACACATGAAACATTATTCATGTGCCCTCTCAAGGTATCCACTTCCCAAGCCTTTGTATCTGAATACAAAATGAACAGATTGAATCAGTAACTCAAACAAGTCTATCCCCTACACAATCGAAATATTATTCAGAAGCACTATAATCTTCTGAGGACTAAAAAACCTTAAAGTAACCAAAGCTGTGCCTCTGTATTACAAATGAACAAAATTTATTCTCAAAAGAAATTGTTCCTTGGACTCCTATGAGACTTACAAGGTAAAATTATTTGTTAGACAGCCCACGAATcttatgaaaatttgaattaatAAGGTGTGTTCCCCAAACAGAGCAGGCAAATATACATTGACAAGGAAAGTAA
Coding sequences:
- the LOC137712782 gene encoding coatomer subunit alpha-1-like produces the protein MLTKFETKSNRVKGLSFHTKRPWILASLHSGVVQLWDYRMGTLIDRFDEHDGPVRGVHFHKSQPLFVSGGDDYKIKVWNYKMHRCLFTLLGHLDYIRTVQFHHEYPWIVSASDDQTIRIWNWQSRTCISVLTGHNHYVMCASFHPKEDLVVSASLDQTVRVWDIGSLKKKTVSPSDDILRLSQMNTDLFGGVDAVVKYVLEGHDRGVNWASFHPNLPLIVSGADDRQVKLWRMNDTKAWEVDTLRGHMNNVSCVMFHAKQDIIVSNSEDKSIRVWDVTKRTGIQTFRREHDRFWILSSHPEMNLLAAGHDSGMIVFKLERERPAFAVSGNSLFYARDRFLRYYEFSTQRDTQVIPIRRPGSTTLNQSPRTLSYSPTENAVLISSDLDGGSYELYMISKDSMSRGDGLQDAKRGVGGSAVFIARNRFAVLDKSKNQVLIKNMANEAGKQIPLPFAADAIFYAGTNNLLCRVEDKVVIFDLQQKIILGEIQTSFIKYVVWSNDMECVALLSKHAIIIASKKLVHQCTLHETIRVKSGGWDDNGVFIYTTLNHIKYCLPNGDSGIIRTLDVPIYITKVSGNTIFCLDRDGRNRAIVIDATEYIFKLSLLKKRYDHVMSMIRNSQLCGQAMIAYLQQKGFPEVALHFVKDERTRFNLALESGNIQIAVASATAIDEKDYWYRLGVEALRQGNAGIVEYAYQKTKNFERLSFLYLITGNMEKLSKMLKIAEVKNDVMGQFHNALYLGNVKERIKILENVGHLPLAYITASVHGLHDVAERLSAELGENVPTLPQGKVPTLLMPPNPIMCGGDWPLLRVMRGIFEGGLDNVGRGVVDEEDEAVDGDWGEELDMVDVAGLQNGDATAGLEDEEMGEGHEEEEGWDLEDLELPPEADTPRASVNASSSAFIAPTTGMPVSQIWIQRSSLAAEHAAAGNFDTAMHLLKRQLGFKNFVPLKPMFLDLHTGSHSYLRAFSSAPVISLAVERGWNESATPNVRGPPALVFNFSQLEEKLKAGYKATTNGKLPDALKIFLSILHTIPLIVVDSRRKVDEVKELIIIVKEYVLGLQIELRRRETKDDPKREQELAAYFTHCNLQTPHLRLALISALTVCYKAGNIATAANFARRLLETNPTNESQAKKARQVLQAAERNMTDKSQLNYDFRNPFVICGATYVPIYRGQRDVSCPYCSSRFVATQEGQLCTVCDLAVVGADASGLLCSPSQVR
- the LOC137711914 gene encoding cytochrome P450 CYP736A12-like; the encoded protein is MSHILLLVFLAFFCSLIHIISRSKHPKKLPPGPWALPIIGNLHMLGNLPHRSLQHLAKKYGPIMSMRLGSKTTIVVSSPKVAELFLKTHDTIFASRPKVQSSDYLSYGTKGMGFSEYGPYWRHIRKLCTLQLLCPSKIEGFAPLRREEVGLLVQSLKKAAKAGEVVDLSEKVGELIEDITYRMVLGSKNDDTFDVKGIIEEIMLLTGAVNIGDYVPFLSPFDIQGLNKRMKRLSKTIDQLLEKIIGEHEQVSKSEQLQGRPQNHKDFVEMLLSLMNQPLNPNDEQVYVVDRTNVKAILLDMISGAFDTSATAIVWNLAELLRHPRVMKLLQQELQTVIGMDRTVEESDLPKLAYLNKVVKESFRLHPVAPLLIPHASMEDITVDGYHIPKKSTIFVNIWTIGRDPSVWSDNVEEFYPERFNDSDVDLKGHDFQLLPFGSGRRGCPAMQLGLTTVRLALANLVHCFNFDLPSGLLPNELDMTETFGLSLSKTKHLLVVPTYRLHN